A section of the Symphalangus syndactylus isolate Jambi chromosome 19, NHGRI_mSymSyn1-v2.1_pri, whole genome shotgun sequence genome encodes:
- the LOC129458817 gene encoding uncharacterized protein, translated as MPGYLLGGAGAGRVGVAGRTTQGNHRRTEAGRVGAGRRLRKCGFGGVFTWSSCRIPQRSASVQYSSEGAFLRGALGLQPCLFPLPITSPNTRFTPRPAPSRAPGGNRSEGKAWELARWGLSRAPPSGRPSATLPLIVQTGGQCSLALPLSGLSPPAAPSRAELDAGRECPARAPAAAPCPVADRRMPPRAGRAVRVRLSLWLDFPSLCSPAGLKAWFGQPSPDFLDRETHEEERRLWPRETEDYLKPSGIKLFPSCLGCTEKCSSFFFPPAALIWWSGSGCS; from the exons ATGCCCGGCTA CCTgctgggcggggcgggggcggggagagTCGGAGTGGCAGGAAGGACGACCCAGGGGAACCACCGACGGACCGAAGCGGGTAGGGTCGGTGCGGGGCGACGTCTGCGCAAGTGTGGATTTGGGGGCGTCTTCACCTGGAGCAGCTGCAGGATTCCGCAGAGGAGCGCCTCTGTACAGTACAGCTCAGAGGGCGCATTTCTGCGGGGGGCCCTCGGCCTTCAGCCCTGCCTCTTTCCCTTGCCAATCACTTCCCCCAACACCAGGTTCACCCCACGACCCGCACCCTCACGCGCCCCGGGAGGGAACAGGTCGGAGGGAAAGGCTTGGGAACTGGCTCGATGGGGTCTGAGTAGGGCCCCTCCGTCTGGGCGTCCGTCCGCCACTCTCCCGCTGATCGTGCAGACAGGAGGGCAGTGCTCCTTGGCCCTTCCTCTCTCCGGCTTGTCGCCGCCCGCCGCCCCCTCTAGAGCCGAGCTCGACGCGGGTCGGGAATGCCCCGCGCGCGCTCCCGCAGCCGCTCCTTGTCCGGTGGCTGACCGCCGGATGCCTCCAAGGGCTGGCAGAGCTGTCCGCGTGCGACTTTCGCTCTGGTTGGATTTCCCCTCCCTTTGCAGCCCTGCCGG cctcaaagcATGGTTTGGGCAGCCCAGCCCAGATTTCCTGGATAGAGAGACTCATGAGGAGGAGCGTCGTCTCTGGCCACGGGAAACTGAGGACTATCTGAAACCATCAGGCATAAAACTCTTCCCCAGTTGTCTGGGCTGTACGGAAAAatgctctagttttttttttcctcctgcagCTCTGATTTGGTGGAGTGGCAGTGGCTGCTCTTAG